Proteins from a genomic interval of Caulobacter rhizosphaerae:
- a CDS encoding AAA family ATPase — protein MNVAEVQALAGRIRAQTAKAVVGQNDTIDLMLTALFAGGHVLLEGPPGTAKTFLAQCFAQAVNLQFGRIQFTPDLMPGDILGANLFNFQTSAFTLVKGPIFCELLLADEINRTPPKTQAALLEAMQERNVTLDGERHALSDRFMVVATQNPLEQQGTYPLPEAQLDRFLFKHVLAYPSLAEETAIVASHGGRTGQPSPEAFGVEAAGDTATIGEAVAAVASVRLTDDIVRYIVGVVRATRDTGELSGGASPRCAAMLAVASRARAALEGRDYVIPDDVKALALPALRHRVILSPAAEIEGRKVDDVVRGLVDQVEAPR, from the coding sequence GTGAACGTCGCTGAGGTGCAGGCGCTCGCCGGCAGGATCCGCGCCCAGACGGCCAAGGCCGTGGTGGGCCAGAACGACACCATCGACCTGATGCTGACGGCCCTGTTCGCCGGCGGCCACGTGCTGCTGGAAGGCCCGCCCGGCACGGCCAAGACCTTCCTGGCCCAGTGCTTCGCCCAGGCGGTGAACCTGCAGTTCGGCCGCATCCAGTTCACGCCCGACCTGATGCCGGGCGACATCCTGGGCGCCAACCTGTTCAACTTCCAGACCAGCGCCTTCACCCTGGTCAAGGGGCCGATCTTCTGCGAGCTGCTGCTGGCCGACGAGATCAACCGCACCCCGCCCAAGACCCAGGCCGCCCTGCTGGAAGCCATGCAGGAGCGCAATGTCACCCTGGACGGCGAGCGCCACGCGCTCAGCGACCGCTTCATGGTGGTGGCCACCCAGAACCCGCTGGAGCAGCAGGGCACCTATCCGCTGCCCGAAGCCCAGCTGGACCGCTTCCTGTTCAAGCACGTGCTGGCCTATCCCAGCCTGGCCGAGGAGACCGCCATCGTCGCCAGCCACGGCGGCCGCACGGGCCAGCCCTCGCCGGAAGCGTTCGGTGTCGAGGCGGCCGGCGACACCGCCACGATCGGCGAGGCCGTGGCCGCCGTGGCGTCCGTGCGCCTGACCGACGACATCGTCCGCTACATCGTCGGCGTGGTGCGGGCCACCCGCGACACAGGCGAGCTGTCGGGCGGAGCCTCGCCGCGCTGCGCGGCCATGCTGGCCGTGGCGTCCCGGGCCCGCGCGGCCCTGGAAGGTCGCGACTACGTGATCCCCGACGACGTCAAGGCCCTGGCCCTGCCGGCCCTGCGCCACCGGGTGATCCTGTCGCCGGCCGCCGAGATCGAGGGCCGCAAGGTCGACGACGTGGTGCGCGGCCTGGTCGACCAGGTCGAGGCCCCGCGATGA
- a CDS encoding DUF58 domain-containing protein encodes MRIYPTARTIFLMVLGAPLALAAALVSARLWLVGPAWIALVAALLFVDALLAPGRRRMQLTLTAPGSMASGAIQPALLQASFPRGVAPGSVEFAIDLDDRLAAEPAHGRARTRERQAVLPLTLTAVRRGEGRVHRVSARWRGPLGLTWKQRDDALDKVIPVTLDIAAVKEEALRLFSRDPSVGHRLQLDLGGGSDFHALTDFRPGMNRRAIDWKQSARHGALLAKEFHVERNHHIVAAIDTGRLMSQSLLGRPRLDHALNATLLLAYVGLKMGDKVGLFGFDARPNVSSGVTSGPNAFGALQRLASKIDYSTEETNYTLGLTQLSGQLSRRSLIVVFTDIADSTSAELMLENVGRLLRQHLVLFVMMRDEELEAIERKAPESADDVSRAVVAASLLRERDVVVTRLRRMGVEIVEAPADQIGPALLASYLDLKRRDLL; translated from the coding sequence GTGCGGATCTATCCGACGGCGAGAACGATCTTCCTGATGGTCCTGGGCGCGCCCCTGGCCCTGGCGGCGGCGCTCGTCTCGGCGCGGCTGTGGCTGGTGGGGCCAGCCTGGATCGCCCTGGTCGCGGCCCTGCTGTTCGTCGACGCCCTGCTGGCGCCCGGCCGCCGCCGGATGCAACTGACCCTGACCGCGCCGGGCTCGATGGCCAGCGGCGCGATCCAGCCGGCCCTGTTGCAGGCGTCGTTCCCGCGTGGCGTGGCCCCGGGCAGCGTGGAGTTCGCCATCGACCTGGACGATCGGCTGGCGGCCGAGCCGGCCCATGGCCGGGCCCGCACCCGCGAGCGCCAGGCCGTCCTGCCGCTGACCTTGACCGCGGTTCGGCGCGGCGAGGGCAGGGTGCACCGCGTCTCGGCCCGCTGGCGGGGCCCGCTGGGCCTGACCTGGAAGCAGCGCGACGACGCCCTGGACAAGGTGATCCCGGTCACGCTGGACATCGCCGCCGTCAAGGAGGAGGCCCTCCGGCTGTTCTCGCGCGACCCGTCGGTCGGCCATCGCCTGCAGCTCGACCTGGGCGGCGGCAGCGACTTCCACGCCCTGACCGATTTCCGACCCGGCATGAACCGCCGGGCCATCGACTGGAAGCAGTCGGCCCGTCACGGCGCTCTGCTGGCCAAGGAGTTCCACGTCGAGCGCAACCACCACATCGTCGCGGCCATCGACACGGGCCGGCTGATGAGCCAGTCGCTGCTGGGCCGGCCGCGCCTGGACCACGCCCTGAACGCCACCCTGCTGCTGGCCTATGTGGGCCTGAAGATGGGCGACAAGGTCGGGCTGTTCGGCTTCGACGCCCGGCCCAACGTCTCCAGCGGCGTCACCTCGGGCCCCAACGCCTTCGGCGCCCTGCAGCGCCTGGCCTCGAAGATCGACTATTCGACCGAGGAGACCAACTACACCCTGGGCCTGACCCAGCTGTCGGGCCAGCTGTCGCGGCGCTCGCTGATCGTGGTGTTCACCGACATCGCCGACTCCACCAGCGCCGAGCTGATGCTCGAGAACGTCGGCCGCCTGTTGCGTCAGCACCTGGTGCTGTTCGTGATGATGCGCGACGAGGAGCTGGAGGCGATCGAGCGCAAGGCCCCCGAGAGCGCCGACGACGTCTCGCGCGCCGTGGTCGCCGCCTCGCTGCTGCGCGAGCGCGACGTGGTGGTGACCCGTCTGCGCCGCATGGGCGTGGAGATCGTCGAGGCGCCGGCCGACCAGATCGGGCCGGCCCTGCTGGCGAGCTATCTGGACCTCAAGCGCCGGGACCTGCTCTGA